GTCAAGGGCGGTGCAGCCGTGTCCGTGCTGGCCAGAGAAGTGGGCGCTCACCTGGAGGTGGTGGACGCGGGCACCCTGGCTGAAGGTGAGCTGCCCGGCGTCATCGTCGCCCGGGCCGGCCGGGGCACCGCCAACCTGGCCCGGGCACCCGCCATGTCCCCGGGGCAACTGGAACTGGCCCTGGACGCCGGGCGCCAGGCCGTGGTCCGGGCCCAGGCCGCCGGCGCCGACCTGTTCATCGGCGGCGAGATGGGCATCGGCAATTCCACCGTGGCGGCGGCCCTGGCCTGCGGCCTGCTGGGGCGGGCGGGCCGGGACCTGGCCGGGCCGGGCACGGGCCTGGACGTTGCCGGCGTGGCCCGCAAGGCGAGTGTCATCGACCGGGCCCTGGCCCTGCATGGCCTGCCCAGGACCGCCATGCAGCCCGAAGAAGTCCTGCGGCGCCTGGGTGGCTTCGAGATCGCGGCGTTGGTGGGCGCTTACATCGCGTGCGCCCAGGCCGGCCTGGCAGTCCTGGTGGATGGCTTCATCGCCACCGGCGCGGCCCTGTCCGCCTGCCGCCTGCTTCCAGGCACGCGGGACTGGCTGCTGTTCAGCCACGCCTCGGCGGAACCCGGACATGGCGCCCTGCTGGCCGCCCTGGAGGCCCGCCCCCTGCTGGACCTGGGCCTGCGCCTGGGAGAGGGCAGCGGCGCGGCGGTGGCCCTGCCCCTGCTGCGCCTGGCCTGCGCCCTTCACGCCGGCATGGCCACCTTCGCCGAGGCGGGCATCCGTGCAGGGGATTGAACTCCCGCCCGGGGCGACCCGGGTGACCGTGTTGCGCCACGGCGCGGTCCGGGGACCGGCCCATGTGATGCGGGGCCAGCGGGACGATCCCCTTTCGCCCCGTGGGTGGGCGCAGATGGAGACGGTGCTGGCGCGCCTGGAGGCGGCGCCCGCGGTGGCCGTGGTCGCCGTGGCCGCCTCCCCCCTGGGCCGCTGCGCGGAGTTCGCCACGGCCTGGGCCCGGGACCGGGGCCTGCCCCTGGCCCTTCTGGACGGCTTTCGCGAACGGGCCTTCGGGGCCTGGGAAGGCCTGCGCGGGGAGGACGCCGCCCGGCTGGACCCGGAGGAATTCCGTCTTTACCAGGCCTCCGGCGGCGTGACGGCCCCCCCGGGGGGAGAGGACATGGAGGCCCTGGTCCGGCGGGTCCGCGCCGCCTGGGAGGCCTGGCTGGGAGATGCCGCCGGCGGGCATCGCCTGCTGGTGACCCATGCCGGCGTCATGCGGGTCCTGCTCATGGACCTGCTGGGCCTGCCCACCACCCATGCCTGGCGCATCGCCCTGCCGGAGGCGGCCCATTTCCAGGTCTCCGTCCTGGCGGGTCATCCCCCCGTGCTGTTGCACCTGAACCCATGCACGGCCTGATCCTGGCCCTCCAGTTCCTGACCCGGCTGCCCACGCCGGCCATCAAGGATTTCACGCCGGAGGCCCAGGCCCGTTCCGTGGCCTGGTTTCCCCTGGTGGGCCTGCTGCTGGGGGCCATCCTGGCGGGGGCTGTTTGGCTGGGCGCCCGCTTCGATCCCTGGCTGGGGGCCCTGCTGGGCCTGGTGGCCTGGGTGGGGGTGACGGGGGCCCTGCACCTGGACGGCCTGTCCGACCTGGCGGATGCCCTGGGGGCTGCCCACGGCAATCCGGTGCGGCTGCTGGCGGTGCTGGCGGACCCCCACGTGGGGGTGTTCGGGGTGGTGGCCCTGGTGCTCCAGCTGGCGGTCAAGCTGGTGTTGCTGATGCTGGCCGCGCGGCTGGACTTGTACTGGCTGCTCCTCCTGGTGCCAGCCTGGGCCCGCCTGGGCGTGCTGTGGTGGGCGCGGCTGCCCGCCATCAAGCCGGGCCTGGGGGAGCGCTTCGCCTGGCGGGCCCCGGCCTGGATTCCCTGGGGCTGGCTGTTCCTGCTGGCCGCCGCCGGGCTGACCTGCCCCGTCCTTTTGGGGGCACCGATGGTGATCCTGACCTGGCACCGCTATCTGGCCGCACGCCTGGGAGGCATGACCGGCGATGCCCTGGGGGCGGGGGTGGAAGTGTCGGAAAGCGCCCTGCTGCTGGCGGGAGTGCTGGCGGCCCTGGCCTGAAACGAGGCTTCAGCCCCGCGCCTTGCGCTCCCGCTTGGCGGCGTACATGCGTTCGTCGGCGACCTTGAGCAGGCCTTCCAGGGTCCGGCCGTCCTGAGGATAGAGGACGCAACCCACGCTGCCTCCGGGGGTCAGGTGGATGTCCACCAGCCTCGCCGGGCGCATGATCTCGCTTTCGATCTTTTTCTTCAGGTCCCCGCACTGGCCGGGGTTGGCCAGGCCGGGCAGGACCAAGGCGAACTCATCGCCGCCCAGCCGGGCCACGGTATCCGAGGCCCGCACCACCTGGCGCAGGCGGCGGGCGATCTCCTGCAGCAGGGCGTCCCCCACTCCGTGGCCGTGGGTGTCGTTGACCTGCTTGAAGTCGTCCAGGTCCAGGTACATGACGCCCATGAGATAGCCGTCCTCCTGGGCGTGGGCGATGCCTTCCGCCATGCGTCGCTGGAAAAGGGCACGGTTGGCCAGGCCGGTGAGGTGGTCATGGGTGGCCTCGTGTTCCAGGCGGTGGCCGGCCTGTTCCAGGTCGGTCATCTGGCGGCAGATGGTGATGGCGTGCCTGGCCAGCAGGCGGCGTGTGGCCAGGCCGATGAGGGTGGCCAGGAGCAGCAGGGTGCCCCCCAGGACCAAGTGCAGGCGCACGGCCTGGCGGGTGGCGTCCTGGGTGGCCAGCAGGGCTTCCCGGATGTGGTCCCGCTCGTGGCGGCGCAATTGCTCCACCGTCTCGGTGAACTCAATGTTCAAGGGGCGCAGGTCCGTGGCCATGAGGGCGTGGGCCTGGGTGCCGAGTCCCCGGGCCGCAAGGTCAGCCAGTTCGTCGTGAAGGGCGCTGATGCGGCTGACCAGGCCGTCCTGGCGGGCGAGATTTTCCCGCTCGAATTCGTCCAGGGGCATGGCCTTGAGGTCGTTGCGGGCCTTGCCCACGTGGTAACCCCACTTGATGAAAAGCTGGAAGCTGTCGTCCCGTTCGAAGGGATCCTCCGCCAGGGTCTGGTAGACCAGGGCGGCGTGGCGGTTGTAGGCCGCCTCCTGCAGGTCCGTGGCCAGCTGGATCTTGCGGTTCAGGGTCTCCACGATCTCCTGCATGCGGTCTTCCAGGGCGCTGATGTTCCACACCGCGTGGGCCACCAGGGCCGCCATGAGGGTCAGCAGGACGGCGAAACCCCAGGCCAGGGGTACGCTGAGCCCCCGGGCGAAGCGGTGTTGCCGTTCGTTGCGCAGGTGATTGCTTGAAGTCATGGATGGGCTTATCGTCATTGAGCCTGATTTCTGAAGGGTCTTTGTGCGCCCTTGACTCATACAATAGGCGACGTTTACCTGGCCTCGGAACAGTCCCATGAACCCATTTCTGGTCGTCGTGCCCGCCCGCTACGCCTCTTCCCGCCTGCCTGGCAAGCCCCTGGCGGACATCGCCGGCAGGCCCATGGTGGTGAGGGTGCTGGAGCGGGCGCTTCGCAGCGGCGCGGCAGGAGTATGGGCGGCCACGGACCACGAGGAGGTCCATGCGGCGGTCGAGACCCACGGCTACCAGGCCGTGATGACTTCGCCGGACTGCGCCTCGGGGACGGACCGCCTGGCGGAGGTGGCCACGCGGATGGGCTGGAGCGACGACACGGTGGTGGTCAATGTGCAGGGGGACGAGCCCCTCGTCGACCCTGCCCTCATCCAGGCCACCGCCCGGGCCCTGTTCGAGCATGCCGCCGCAGACATGGCTACGGTCTGCCATCCTATCCACGACGTCAACGAGGTCTTCAATCCCAACGTGGTGAAAGTGGTGACGGACCAGGACGGTTATGCCCTGTATTTCTCCCGCGCGCCGATTCCCTGGGCCCGGGATGCCTGGACGGGGGACCAGGCAACAGCCATTCCCGCCGGTCTGCCGGTGATGCGCCACATCGGCCTCTATGCCTACCGGGTGGGCTTCCTCAAGGCCTATCCGGACCTGGCCCGCCCCGCCCTGGAGTCCTTCGAATCCCTGGAGCAGCTGCGCGCCTTGTGGCATGGCCACCGCATCGCGGTCACCGTCAGCGAACAGCCCAGCCCGCCCGGGGTGGATACCGCCGAAGACCTGGAAACGGTGCGCCGTTTATTTCGCGATGCCTGATTGATCGGACTGCCACGTGATGGCCAAACTCCAGGCGATCAATAACCTGTTCTTATATGCAAATATAAAAAATTGACTGTCTTCTGGCAGGTCACGCGAATACCCTACTGGCCGCCTGTAGTTTCCCCTCCATTTTTTCTTCGTTCCAACCACATCCCCGCAAGGGGTTGATTCAAAGAGGTTTTTCCATGCGACTGATTCTTCTCGGCGGCCCCGGCGCGGGCAAAGGCACCCAGGCAAACTTCATCAAGGAAAAGTACGGCATTCCCCAGATTTCCACCGGCGACATGCTGCGTGCCCACGTGAAGGCCGGCACCGAGTTGGGCGTTGCCGCCAAGAAGATCATGGATGCCGGCGGCCTGGTGTCCGACGACATCATCATCGGCATGGTTAAGGAGCGCCTGACCCAGGACGACTGCAAGTCCGGCTACCTGTTCGACGGTTTCCCCCGCACCATCCCCCAGGCCGAGGCCCTGAAGGCTGCCGGCGTGCCCCTGGATGCCGTGGTGGAAATCGACGTGCCCGACGAGGAGATCATCAAGCGCATGTCCGGCCGCCGGGTGCACGTGGCTTCCGGCCGCACCTACCACGTGGTGTTCAACCCCCCCAAGGAAGCGGGCAAGGACGACGTCACCGGCGAGGACCTGATCCAGCGTGACGACGACAAGGAAGAAACCGTGAAGAAGCGCCTGGACGTTTACCACGCCCAGACCGAGCCCCTGGTGAAGTTCTACGGCGACTGGGGCAACACCGGTGCCGCCGACGCGCCCAAGTACATCAAGGTCTCCGGCGTTGGCTCCGTGGACAGCATCACCGGCGCCGTGTTCGCCGGCCTGGACGCCGTCAAGAAGTAATCCGGCATGAGTGATATCCCGGAGTTCTCCGCAGCCGACATCAAGCTGGTGCAGGCCACCCTCAAGGAGCGCTTTGGCGCCCAGGTGGCCGAAGGTGTGGAGATCAAGGAGGCGGAGACGGAAATCCGTCTCTCCCCCGGTGACCGGGAACTCACCGTTTGCCCCGCACTGTTCTGGATCGTGGGCGATTGCGCCTTCGTCCTGTCCCGCACCGGCCCGGCCGAGTACCGGGCCATGTTCTACTACTCCGTGA
This window of the Thiobacillus sp. genome carries:
- the cobT gene encoding nicotinate-nucleotide--dimethylbenzimidazole phosphoribosyltransferase, whose translation is MPDPAMALAARQRQSQLTKPPGSLGRLEEAAIRLAALQGVARPRLERPWITVFAGDHGVVEEGVSAYPKEVTRLMLANFVKGGAAVSVLAREVGAHLEVVDAGTLAEGELPGVIVARAGRGTANLARAPAMSPGQLELALDAGRQAVVRAQAAGADLFIGGEMGIGNSTVAAALACGLLGRAGRDLAGPGTGLDVAGVARKASVIDRALALHGLPRTAMQPEEVLRRLGGFEIAALVGAYIACAQAGLAVLVDGFIATGAALSACRLLPGTRDWLLFSHASAEPGHGALLAALEARPLLDLGLRLGEGSGAAVALPLLRLACALHAGMATFAEAGIRAGD
- a CDS encoding histidine phosphatase family protein — encoded protein: MQGIELPPGATRVTVLRHGAVRGPAHVMRGQRDDPLSPRGWAQMETVLARLEAAPAVAVVAVAASPLGRCAEFATAWARDRGLPLALLDGFRERAFGAWEGLRGEDAARLDPEEFRLYQASGGVTAPPGGEDMEALVRRVRAAWEAWLGDAAGGHRLLVTHAGVMRVLLMDLLGLPTTHAWRIALPEAAHFQVSVLAGHPPVLLHLNPCTA
- a CDS encoding adenosylcobinamide-GDP ribazoletransferase, which encodes MHGLILALQFLTRLPTPAIKDFTPEAQARSVAWFPLVGLLLGAILAGAVWLGARFDPWLGALLGLVAWVGVTGALHLDGLSDLADALGAAHGNPVRLLAVLADPHVGVFGVVALVLQLAVKLVLLMLAARLDLYWLLLLVPAWARLGVLWWARLPAIKPGLGERFAWRAPAWIPWGWLFLLAAAGLTCPVLLGAPMVILTWHRYLAARLGGMTGDALGAGVEVSESALLLAGVLAALA
- a CDS encoding diguanylate cyclase, with product MTSSNHLRNERQHRFARGLSVPLAWGFAVLLTLMAALVAHAVWNISALEDRMQEIVETLNRKIQLATDLQEAAYNRHAALVYQTLAEDPFERDDSFQLFIKWGYHVGKARNDLKAMPLDEFERENLARQDGLVSRISALHDELADLAARGLGTQAHALMATDLRPLNIEFTETVEQLRRHERDHIREALLATQDATRQAVRLHLVLGGTLLLLATLIGLATRRLLARHAITICRQMTDLEQAGHRLEHEATHDHLTGLANRALFQRRMAEGIAHAQEDGYLMGVMYLDLDDFKQVNDTHGHGVGDALLQEIARRLRQVVRASDTVARLGGDEFALVLPGLANPGQCGDLKKKIESEIMRPARLVDIHLTPGGSVGCVLYPQDGRTLEGLLKVADERMYAAKRERKARG
- the kdsB gene encoding 3-deoxy-manno-octulosonate cytidylyltransferase, which gives rise to MNPFLVVVPARYASSRLPGKPLADIAGRPMVVRVLERALRSGAAGVWAATDHEEVHAAVETHGYQAVMTSPDCASGTDRLAEVATRMGWSDDTVVVNVQGDEPLVDPALIQATARALFEHAAADMATVCHPIHDVNEVFNPNVVKVVTDQDGYALYFSRAPIPWARDAWTGDQATAIPAGLPVMRHIGLYAYRVGFLKAYPDLARPALESFESLEQLRALWHGHRIAVTVSEQPSPPGVDTAEDLETVRRLFRDA
- the adk gene encoding adenylate kinase, with amino-acid sequence MRLILLGGPGAGKGTQANFIKEKYGIPQISTGDMLRAHVKAGTELGVAAKKIMDAGGLVSDDIIIGMVKERLTQDDCKSGYLFDGFPRTIPQAEALKAAGVPLDAVVEIDVPDEEIIKRMSGRRVHVASGRTYHVVFNPPKEAGKDDVTGEDLIQRDDDKEETVKKRLDVYHAQTEPLVKFYGDWGNTGAADAPKYIKVSGVGSVDSITGAVFAGLDAVKK